A single genomic interval of Haloterrigena salifodinae harbors:
- a CDS encoding DUF2240 family protein — protein sequence MSLRVAVAAPFIQNGTRRLQENEFVVALSLDRDWFSPDQSKRLIDVATQDGLLERTDDALEATFDPGEVTVPDEFVPDEELLQERSAFERVLDALVAEGMEKHEAVGAINQLQDDLGLTIEAAAVVYARREGVDVSELVPVAREALADAEAEGR from the coding sequence ATGAGTCTTCGCGTCGCGGTCGCCGCCCCGTTCATCCAGAACGGCACCCGGCGCCTCCAGGAAAACGAGTTCGTGGTCGCGCTCTCGCTCGACCGCGACTGGTTCTCGCCCGACCAGTCGAAACGCCTGATCGACGTCGCCACCCAGGACGGCCTCCTCGAGCGCACCGACGACGCCCTCGAGGCCACGTTCGATCCCGGCGAGGTGACCGTCCCCGACGAGTTCGTCCCTGACGAGGAACTCCTACAGGAGCGCTCGGCGTTCGAACGCGTCCTCGACGCGCTCGTCGCCGAGGGGATGGAGAAACACGAGGCGGTCGGCGCCATCAACCAACTGCAGGACGACCTCGGCCTGACCATCGAGGCCGCCGCGGTCGTCTACGCCCGGCGGGAGGGCGTCGACGTGAGCGAACTGGTTCCCGTCGCGCGGGAGGCCCTCGCCGACGCGGAAGCCGAAGGGCGTTAG